From the genome of Ananas comosus cultivar F153 linkage group 16, ASM154086v1, whole genome shotgun sequence, one region includes:
- the LOC109721934 gene encoding bifunctional nuclease 2-like, with the protein MAVLEGSVLCRPAAPIKYAGVPAAPISSPLVKAGNLRSGFWGMKTRCSSISKASVLSFQTCGTKGRPTRCSFSSSSDGNGSRAGNFSENDEEYVNSSVIEAVEVRSGSDGFMIKMRDGRHLRCVHNNPHGGSLPDYAPHPAIVLKMEDGSDLLLPIIVLEMPSALLMAAVRNVQIARPTIYQVVKEMIEKMGYMVQLVRVTKRVHEAYFAQLYLAKVGDEKESISFDLRPSDAINMAVRCKVPIQVNRQLAYSDGMRVVEPSKVLVTANQSDGMLFTELDKPNGQPCSETKEFGLVKNMLIAAVEERYKDAAQWRDKLFQFRSKRKNWT; encoded by the exons ATGGCAGTCCTAGAGGGATCAGTGCTTTGTCGCCCTGCTGCTCCAATTAAGTATGCTGGAGTTCCTGCTGCACCAATCAGCAGCCCATTAGTGAAAGCTGGGAATCTCAGAAGTGGATTTTGGGGGATGAAAACCAGATGCAGTAGCATAAGCAAAGCTTctgttctttcttttcaaaCCTGTGGGACTAAAGGCCGGCCTACTCGTTGTAGTTTTAGTTCCTCTTCTGATGGTAATGGCAGCCGGGCTGGGAACTTCAGTGAAAATGATGAAGAATATGTGAATTCCAGTGTGATAGAAGCcg TTGAAGTGAGAAGTGGATCGGACGGCTTCATGATTAAAATGCGTGATGGTAGACATTTAAGATGTGTTCACAATAACCCCCATGGTGGAAGCCTTCCAGACTATGCTCCTCACCCTGCTATTGTATTAAAGATGGAAGATGGAAGTGATCTTCTGCTCCCAATCATTGTTT TGGAGATGCCGAGTGCTTTGTTGATGGCTGCAGTTCGAAATGTTCAAATA GCAAGGCCTACTATATATCAAGTTgtaaaggagatgattgagaagATGGGATACATG GTCCAGCTGGTTCGGGTGACAAAAAGAGTTCATGAGGCGTACTTTGCTCAATTGTACCTTGCTAAG GTTGGTGATGAAAAGGAGAGCATCAGCTTTGATCTCCGGCCTTCTGATGCCATTAACATGGCTGTACGGTGCAAG GTGCCGATACAGGTCAATAGGCAGCTTGCATACAGTGATGGGATGAGAGTGGTAGAACCATCCAAGGTTTTGGTCACTGCAAATCAATCTGACGGAATGCTGTTTACTGAACTTGACAA GCCAAACGGCCAACCTTGCTCGGAGACCAAAGAGTTTGGATTGGTCAAGAACATGCTGATTGCTGCTGTCGAGGAACGATACAAAGATGCTG